The genomic stretch AGGGAGCTCCAGGACCGACaaggacgaagaagatgaagagatgggcCGTAGTTGGGCCACCCGTTCTTAAAATGTAAGCGTTCTTGGTCGGGCTGTATCCAGGGCTGAAATCTAGCAAGCCAAACCACAGGCCCAAATTTCGAGTACAGCCActtcaacaaaacaaaacaaaaaaatcgagtacgtcgtggttggcgggagctcctcgccaccgacctggtcggtcggtggaaggcaccgcacaccccccaCGATCCAGTAAtttagtgggccgcggcccattgcaTCAGGTgaggtttttttcctttttctttcttcttttctgttttttcttttctgtttatattttcgttttttaaaatctaacacttttaaaaacttttttcgagaaaaagttttcataaaatttgaacaattttctgaaattaaaaaagtttttaaatttgaacattttctggatttgaatatttttcaaaattcgaaatttgaacaattttttaactcgaataattttcaaaattgaacgtttttttgaatatgaacaaatttcgaatttgaacgatttttcgatttgaacgattttcatatttgaacaattttcaaattttcaaatttgaatggttttcgaatttgaacggttttcaaatttaaacagctttcaaaatttaaacattttttaattaaaacattttctcaattttctcaatttttaaaaatcaaaattttcgaatctaaaaaaataaacaaaactgaaaacagaaaaaagaaaaaaaacagaaaaaagaaaccagaaaagataaaaaagaaaaaagaaaaaacgaggctaaacagccacaaatgggcctggcccatacccgaccagggggtgtgcggtggccggtagccaccgacctggtcggtgtataggttttaccGTGGTTGGCGTCGCAGGTGCCCCGCGTGCAGCTCGGACGAGCGGCAGCCCATGGGCATCTCGTCCGGCCGACGAGCAACATCGGCGTTGGAGGAAAATGCTCTTCACCTAGCTAGTAACCAATTTGCTCGCCAACACACGTCCACACAGACGACAGAGGAATATCTTCGTCCTCGCCGGTGAGCTCTGTGAACCTCGCTGGCCGCAACACCTGGATCATTGCTGGCCCGGAATGGTGTAAGTGGCACACATGGTTTTACGGGTGGATGGATCTGGTCCCCCAGATGTGTCCCTCCACCCGACACCCTGTTCCCGCAGGCCTCGGTCATTCGCGGTGGGGAGGTTGACGGCCGACATTGCCGCCCCGCAGACATTACACGGTGCTTGGCCGTGGTGCCTAACTGCCTCCTCTTCGTCCAGTAGGTGGCAAGCGCAGTGAgtcagaagaaggagaaaagcagGAGGGCAAGGAAACAAATGGTGCGCTCGTACACGAGGTGCTCTACGCAAGAGGATCCGGCCATACATACAACGGGGCGTCACTAGCTGCAGCGCACGAGCCTCCTACGGGACGTCACCTACGTGAATGCTGAAGTTGGATTGGCCAGTTCTCAACATTGGTTAGAAATAGCAAAACTGCTAGTATTATAAACTCAATCCAATTCTTTTTTCTTATACGTATGGTTCAAAGCAGGTAAAAAATTAAATCATGTAAAATTTGCCTAATATTGAAAACCTGGAAAGGTTGGTACTTGTAAGTGAAACAAGAGGTTCTGAACAAGTAGCAACTAGAGAAAATTGCATGTACCAGTAACTATTGGAGCAAGTTTTGCACAAACCAGTGACTCAAATTCCCTTTTGCACAGACCAGCAATCTAGACGCGATTCATTGCAACAAGCTGTTAATGATCCAATTATAGAGTTTAACAGCATATCTACAAAAGTCATGTGCATCAatctgatgcagaggctgggctatgccccatttcgaaaaaaaaacctgGCTGCCAACTTGGAGAGGAATCTCTCGGGCTGGTACATGGACGACGCGAATTGAATTCTAAAATCGACCGATTGCGAGTTCGTTTGCATTGGTACGTAGACACGAAAATGGTCATTTTTTACCGCGTGACCGTTCGCGTGTGGGTGTGCCTCCAGCCACCCGACGCATATTATTTTTTCAATATTTTTTCATTCAACTGAAAAGCATAATTTACATACGAAATAAAGGAAAAACAAGAAGGAACAAGGTCCCTAGACTACTTGTTCGCCCCTCGGGGTGGTTGATGGCCCAGCCCCGCCGTTGTCTCCCTCcctcctcaacttctccaccGCCCGCCGCTCCATCTGCCGTGCGGTCGCCAGAGCTCAGTGGGCCGCTGCCGGTAGCGCCTCGTTGGCATCTGGCCGCTGGGTCTGGGCGTACGCGCATTTTTCGACTGCGAGGTCGCTAAGTGTCCATTTGCGTTGGGTACCTGGAGATGCCCTTtaggaaaatgaaaaagaaaactgACCCTTTCCCTTTGAACCCAAGCAGTGGCCGGGCCCCCGATGCGACCACCGAAGACGACGGGGCGGTGGAAGAAGGCTTGAGATGGCACTGGTCCACGTAGTAGAGTTGGGCTAGGAGTTCCTTATCTCCTTCCAATCTTTCCGCTAGTAGACCGAAGCGGCACAAATTTGTGGATATTATAATGCGCCAATAGAACCAAAATTTGATGGTTGTAATCTGATATGTGGAAGGGACACATAGGTTTGACTGCAAGCTTGGGAGCATAGTGACCAGAGCAGCAACACTGCAGGGAGGCGGCAGCCGCATAGGGGGATTCAAACGATGCCACCGCCTTTGACTGGAGCGGGTTTGGCCCGAAGGATAAGGTGGCGGAGTAGAGGGCCTTAGTCGTGTACTTCGAGACGCTAAGGAAGGCCAAAGATGACGCCAACGAGGCCATGCGGCAGCGGCTActggaggacgcggcggcccaCTCTGACGACCGCACGGTGGATGGCGCGGTGGACGGCGGAGAAGTCAAGGAGAGAGGGAGGCAACAGCGGGGCCGGGCCGTCAACCACCCCGAGGGGCAACAAGTAGTCTAGAGGTCTTGTTCCTTCTTGTTTTCCTTTGTTTCGTATGTAAATTATGCTTTTCAGTTGAATAAAAAAATGCTGGAAAAATAATATGCGTCGGGTGGTTGGAGGCACACCCATGCGCAAACCGGCGCGCGGTAAAAATTGATCATTTTCGTGTCCACGAGTCGAAGCAAACAAACGCAACAGGCCGATTTTAGGATTCAATTTGCGTCGTCCATGTACGTACCAGCCCGAGAGATCCCTCTCCAAGTTGGCAGCCAGGTCACCTCATAGTGGGCTTCTGTTGTTAGATATGTTGTTAAACTCTGCAATTGGATCATTAACAGCTGTTGCAATGAATCGCGTCTAGAGTTGCTGGTCTGTGCAAAAGGAAATTTAAGTCACTAGTGTGTGCAAAACTTGCCCCAAGAGTTACTGGTACATGCAATTTTCTCTAGCAACTACAGGGTACCCCCCTTTCCCTTGCTGGCATGGGCGTATCCAGCAGGGTGGAAGGGTGGGGCGTGCCCCACCCTAAGAATTCAGCCCGTTAGCCCTTATAGATTTTATCTGGACGGAAAGAACTCGTTAGGTTATTAGCCCACCCAGTGAGAAAGCTACCCAGGTTCATAAGATCCTAAACCCCCGAGCTAAAGTCCCGATCTATGTCTGAATCTGTTCGCCTGATCCGATCGATGGTGCCAGAAAACGAACGAAGAACGAGAACTAGGAGGCCACGGCGTAGGGGCAGCAGTCTGCAGTCAGGGGCGCAGCGCGTAGTGCTGCCTGCGACGGGCGTGAGCAACATAGACATTAAGGGCCACACTCCCGGCGCACAGTTTCCTTGCATCTTTTGATATTTGAGCTCTCTATTTGATCAGGTTAGGTGCTAGGTTCTACTCCCATGCCTCTTTTCTTCTTTAATTTTGAGTTTATTTTCCATGGTAGAATTAAGATACCAATTAATTCGTTAGAGACTAATTAGAGAATTGATAGATTACTTTGTATTTTGCATCGTTGAATTATTTGAGAAACGGGTGCATTGCATCTACTGTCAAAACCATGTACTAGTTTGTGCAAATATTCCTATATGCAAGTTTTAGAAGTAATAATTGAATTAATGCTACTTTTACAAACATATGAATCAATTTCTATTGTAATTTTCAGTAATTTTATACATGTCCTTTTCATGCCATATTTGTGCTATAGAAAAAACAATTAGTTGCCCCACCCTAGCGTAAAATCCTAGATTCGCCACTGTTGCTGGTAACATATGTTTAGAACTGCAGCTCGTTTTCAGTTTTCTCTGCATAGGAGAAACATCGAACAAACAACAGATTTGGTATCCAGCCCAAATGGAACCTAACATCTCTTGTTTCACTTTTCCAAACATCAAAATCTTGACACACCGAAAAAAAAACGCATAACACCATAACAGAATGAGTTATGCACCAAAGCAAAGAGAGTACTAACCAGTCTTCAGAGCTAAGTAAATTAAGCATGAACCGAAAGTGCAATAGATATTACAGGATATGGTAAAGCGAAGTCTAGCCAGATGGTCTGCAGTCTTCACTCTCTAGAGTTCATAAGTTGTATGCATCACGGATTCTACACCGTACCTCAAATCAGCATAAGATGcacaagaaaataaaacaagatagAAACATCCACACAGCATATACGCTTAAGCCTTGGATCTCTGAATAGCCAAGGAGGGATGGCAGATCCACAGGCAGCCCAGATCTTGTCACACTTACTCAGAAAATGAAGCCTGTACACAAATGAAAAGACACTATAAGAGTCTGGTGTATTTGCATTGAGAAAGAAATCTCAGTTACAACAATGAAAATGAAGATACTAGTAAAGAGTTCAGTAAATATGAAGCAGATTCACTTTGCCAAGTGCAACTTATAGAAACATGAATTTGGACACACACTTTGTTTATAATTGCTATGGACATTTCTGGATGGTAATCTAACAAAAAAGATCTAACTGAACTGCTCCAAAAAGAGACTGCAGAAAATGTTATCAGTTACTTCATATATATAAACAAAATGTGAAACAAGCAATGACAACCTACATTACTATATATGTTATGTGTTATGCAAGCTGTGAAGACTTCCCAGGCAAGTCTAAATATGGCAAATAATTTAGTGCTGGAACGATAAGCAAACTGAGTGCCAAATAAGTCAACCCATAAGGGAAAGGAGCTGTTCAAAATCTAGTCAGCCTATTATATCAAACAAAACAATAAGGAATTTTTTCCACAGCAAATAAATGTCTTAtaatcttctttttttcttttggtgCCTCACCAGAAGTGGGCAAAAAACAAATCATGAGTAAAATATCTTGGTGTCCCTATGAACTGTCCTTGCTACATAATTCAGAATTTTCGTCTTCACTACTTGCTTTCTTAGTTTCTTCCCcacacatgaaaactaatttcagAATACAGGGAGCATGGAACGTGTTATGGTTAGCTTACAGATGTTAAGTGCAGACAGGAACTTCAAAACTTTGAGAATTCTCTCGTCGACCACACTGCACTTGACTTCAACTATGTTAAGGTGCTCAGATATTGCAGATGGTCGCTCCATTGAACTGTAGCGTCCTTTAATTTCCACTTTATGATTTGGTCCCTATGGTAAGAAAAGAACATTTAACAAGGATGGATAATTAATAATAACTTTAACATTGCAGCAATTGTCCAATTAGAAGATTTATACCTCGGAAAAAAGTTGAAGCGTGAGCTTCTCTAGAACTGGTGAGTTTTTCAGAATGCAAGCTAGTGGATCCAAATCAGGAGCCTCGCACCAGTACTCGTTGAGCAATAAAGTCTTTAACTTGATAAATGTGGGGCAGTGTTTCAAATCTCTTGTGAAAACGAACTGGAAAGAAAATACGAAAAGTCAGAAAATCAAGTAACCAATACTCACAATGTGAATGATGCACAACTAACCTGTTTTTTCGCTGATGTCCAGCAACAATGTAGATATTGGAACACAAAAGGGACATAAAATAAAGGATTTAAGATGGGTGCCATACCGTTTTACTCCCAGGTAGCAACTTCAGGTATTTAGCATTTGAGATACCACCCAGAAGAACACATTCTCTGCTGCAATCGTCTTCAATAGGAACACAATTCTGACATGCATTATTATTAGATCCACAGAGAACACCAGAGTCATAATTCAGACAGACATCTTTGCAGTAATCACTAAGATACACATCTGCACTCTCTAGCAACGCCATGTTTTCAAGTAACGGTGTTCTACCAATAAAATGATCAAGTTTCAGAGAGACAAGGCACGGAGTAGAAACATGGATCCGGCAATTGAATTCGTTGTGGCAGCAATAGATGCTCAAATGCTTTAGGGAATGGGACAATATCCTACAAGCATTTATAATGCAATGACTTATCTTCAGATCCTCCAATACTGGGCAGCTACCAATATCAAGAAAGGTCTCTGGTAGGCCTACACCATCAAGGTCTAATGTTCTCAGATGCCGAGAGACAAGAGGCGGGTCTAGGTAGAGATATTGAGATCCACGAACATGAAAGGTGAGCCTGCGGACTTTGCACATCAAGGCGAAACGGACCCATGTTTTCACATAGGGTTGGTCTTCTTCACAGAATTCATTGAATTTGATCTCGACAAGGTCTAGGTCGGTGCGCTCACGCAGTATCAGAAAATGGTCCACGAACTTCCGGAGTTCTTCGACATCAACATAGTAATTATCGTCAAGGCCGACGATGCGCAGGCTTGTGGTTGACCTCCAAAGATGGCGCCACCGCCGGGCGAGCACGCAAGTCCGCACGACGGCCTGCACTGGGAGGAAGGAGAGCACGTGGTGGAGGAGACTATCGGGGAGGGTGCCGATGCGGTCGGCGACGCTCACCGGTGGTGCACTCTGGCGCTTCTTCCTACGAGGCATTCCGTCGAACAGGTGACGGGCGTAGTCGGGGCTGCGAGGCAACAAACGGTCAGACGATGCAAGGGTGGAGAGAATTGGATGGGATGGAAAGAACAGATCGATGCCTTGCGGCAGCGGAGCACCGGACCCCCACCTCACCTGGCTGCCGACAAGTCCGGTCGCGAGGAAGACGAGAATCGGAGGATGGACTACATAGAGAACACCGGATCACGATAAAGATCTGCGATAAAATTATGGACGCAGATCCACAGTGAGTGCGCACTGTATAAGCTAAATAGTGCCCTTTCCTCAAATAGAGAAGAGTGGTCCCCACGCCTAGAAAGGAAATTTTCGGTCTCCCACATGTACCAAGCCCATTTCTCTCCCCTATCTAAAATAAAGGAtaaaaaggttaatggttgaaaaTCTCCTACACAATTTGGCTGTGATCATGCTTTGGAAGTTTGGAGGAAACTTGTACTAGCTTGTAAGATAGAAGATACAATGCTAGCTGGTAGTGTTGTTCTTGAAGAATTGATAGGCTCCTGTTATATATGGTGGATGCGTCGCCAACTTGTACATGGTGAGAAAGTACCTACAAGTTCAATTATCGCGATGTCCATTTAAGTAATTACATCAAATAATATAAGAGCAATGAAAAAGAATTCAGTGAATAAGAAGAGTGTATGAACAAAAGTAAAAGAAGGACACGTTATGATCAATGTTGATGCAAGTTTCAATTTAGAAAATCTTACCGGTGGAACAGGAGCGGTCATCGAGAGATGATCACGGGCGATTTGTCACCGCATGTAATAATTCGGTCCAATATGCCATCGATGCAAATATCTTAGAAGCTTAAACGATCAGCAGAGACATTGCATTAGCCAATAAGGTGGGCTTTTCGCGTACTATTATTCAATCCGATTGTTTATAGGTGACTAGAACTCTTCCAGACGGGAAGTTTCCCCTCGACAGTGGCGGCTTCTCTTTTTGATGATATTTACATCCAAGCTTCTACTATTTTCTAGTTGTGAATTATGTTTCTTTAATAGGGAAGTAAACTTTGTTGCTGATTGTTTATCCAGAGAGAGACGGATTCACTCTCGTCTGTGTTTGGGTAGATGATCCGCC from Lolium rigidum isolate FL_2022 chromosome 4, APGP_CSIRO_Lrig_0.1, whole genome shotgun sequence encodes the following:
- the LOC124647173 gene encoding F-box/FBD/LRR-repeat protein At5g22700-like: MVAFYRCTDSRPAATSSPWVMMSLHASCFATPAPPPLARVAVVRTWSSLSKERLPVHPPILVFLATGLVGSQVRWGSGAPLPQGIDLFFPSHPILSTLASSDRLLPRSPDYARHLFDGMPRRKKRQSAPPVSVADRIGTLPDSLLHHVLSFLPVQAVVRTCVLARRWRHLWRSTTSLRIVGLDDNYYVDVEELRKFVDHFLILRERTDLDLVEIKFNEFCEEDQPYVKTWVRFALMCKVRRLTFHVRGSQYLYLDPPLVSRHLRTLDLDGVGLPETFLDIGSCPVLEDLKISHCIINACRILSHSLKHLSIYCCHNEFNCRIHVSTPCLVSLKLDHFIGRTPLLENMALLESADVYLSDYCKDVCLNYDSGVLCGSNNNACQNCVPIEDDCSRECVLLGGISNAKYLKLLPGSKTFVFTRDLKHCPTFIKLKTLLLNEYWCEAPDLDPLACILKNSPVLEKLTLQLFSEGPNHKVEIKGRYSSMERPSAISEHLNIVEVKCSVVDERILKVLKFLSALNICFIF